A region from the Niabella agricola genome encodes:
- a CDS encoding DUF4268 domain-containing protein: MYSKHEAALIKKEFWTSLGMYLKPVLNASGQKINWINYKTGIKGIYFRTDVTKKAASVAVELTHASETDRFAALEKLTSLRPVFSEMAGDGWAWQREVYDESGRPISRIIIQKEHVNIFDKNDWPAIISFFKQHLIALDAFWHMAKDYLED, from the coding sequence ATGTATAGTAAGCATGAGGCCGCTTTAATTAAAAAAGAATTCTGGACCTCATTGGGAATGTATCTGAAGCCGGTTTTAAATGCCAGTGGTCAGAAGATCAACTGGATTAACTATAAAACAGGTATCAAAGGGATTTATTTCAGGACCGATGTTACAAAAAAGGCTGCGAGCGTGGCCGTGGAATTGACGCATGCTTCGGAAACAGATCGCTTCGCAGCATTGGAGAAACTGACATCGCTGCGGCCGGTTTTTTCGGAAATGGCTGGTGATGGCTGGGCTTGGCAAAGAGAAGTATACGACGAGTCTGGCCGGCCGATTTCACGAATCATCATTCAAAAGGAGCACGTAAATATTTTCGATAAGAACGATTGGCCGGCAATCATATCATTTTTTAAACAGCATTTAATCGCGCTGGATGCTTTCTGGCATATGGCTAAAGATTATTTAGAAGATTGA
- a CDS encoding polyprenol monophosphomannose synthase, which yields MDKIVIIPTYNEKENVARIIKAVMDLEGDFHVLIVDDGSPDGTADIVRVLQEPYNGRLFLEERRGKLGLGTAYIHGFKWSLERGYQFVFEMDADFSHNPKDLVRLYQACVEGADLAIGSRYVKGGGIVNWPADRVFISKGGSLYTRIITWMPVKDPTAGFMCYTAKVLRAINFDNISFVGYAFQIEMKYATWKLGFKIKEVPIIFQDRTEGQSKMSKGILKEGILGVLNLRWQSLFKNYRNRVSNN from the coding sequence GTGGATAAAATTGTGATCATACCCACCTATAATGAAAAAGAAAATGTTGCCCGGATCATCAAGGCTGTGATGGACCTGGAGGGCGACTTTCATGTGCTGATTGTTGATGACGGATCCCCTGACGGTACGGCGGATATTGTAAGAGTATTGCAGGAACCTTATAACGGGCGGCTATTCCTGGAGGAGCGCCGTGGGAAATTAGGGCTGGGTACCGCTTATATCCATGGATTTAAATGGAGCCTGGAACGAGGATATCAGTTCGTGTTTGAGATGGATGCTGACTTTTCGCATAACCCCAAAGACCTGGTTCGCCTGTATCAGGCCTGTGTGGAAGGAGCCGATCTGGCCATTGGAAGCCGGTATGTAAAAGGAGGAGGAATCGTAAACTGGCCTGCGGACCGTGTATTTATTTCCAAAGGCGGCTCATTATATACACGTATTATTACCTGGATGCCGGTAAAAGATCCTACGGCTGGTTTTATGTGTTACACAGCAAAAGTGTTGCGCGCCATTAATTTTGATAATATCAGTTTTGTAGGATATGCATTCCAGATTGAGATGAAATATGCAACCTGGAAACTTGGGTTTAAGATTAAAGAAGTACCCATTATCTTCCAGGACCGCACGGAAGGCCAATCAAAAATGAGCAAGGGTATTCTGAAGGAAGGGATATTGGGCGTATTGAACCTGCGCTGGCAAAGCCTGTTTAAAAACTACCGAAACAGGGTTTCAAATAATTGA